The Bacteroidales bacterium DNA window TGGCGGGGATTTTTACTGAAATCATTTAAAGACATGAATTTTTTGAAGGCATCAATTATTATCGGGTTTATATGGGGAATCTGGCATTCACCGCTAATTTTAATGGGACATAACTATCCTCAACATCCGGAAATTGGAGTATTGATGATGACCATTTGGTGTATTTTACTTACCCCACTTTTCCTTTACTTTACGGTTAAGGCAAAGTCTGTAATAGCTGCAGCAATCATGCACGGAACCCTAAATGCCACGGCAGGAATAGCCATAATGGTGATTGATGGTGGTAACGACCTGTCTGTTGGAATGACTGGTTTAGCAGGATTTATATCTCTGATTGTTGTTTTGGTTCTACTTTTCATCTACGACAACAAAATAAGTAAGGAAAAAATAATGACAAATAAAATAAGCAACTACCTGTAACACGCAATATACGTAAGCCGGGTGATATGGGTAAATTAAACTTTTGTACATTTACTCAAATTCGCAACGATTTGATAAGTTGGAGTATCGAAATCCCGGCCTACGCATATTGCCATCCGTTAGCAGCAATATTAAAAAAATCACGAAAATGGAAAAGCCAAATAAACACAAAAACGAGAAGGAACGACTAAATGCTTTAAATAGTTATTCAATTCTCGATACATTGCAAGAAAAAGAATACGATGATATTACATTTATTGCATCCCAAATCTGTAATACTCCAATTTCATATATAAGTCTAATCGACCATGAAAGACAATGGTTTAAATCAAAAATTGGATTGCAAATCGAAGAAACCCCAAGAGAAATTGCTTTTTGTGCACACACGATTGTAGATGATAAAGAATATATGTTAGTTGAGGATGCAAGAAAAGACTACAGATTCTCAGACAATCCACTTGTCATTGACAAGCCAGGAATTGTATTTTATTTAGGCATTCCACTTAATACCGTGGATAATTATCCTCTTGGGACCTTATGCGTTGTTGATAAAGAGCCAAGAGACTTGAAAGACAACCAAATCAAAATGATGCAAGCTTTGGCAAGACAAACTAATCGATTGCTTGAAGCGAGAAAGAATAATATAGAATTAGATTTGAGGAAAAAAGAATTAGAAGAACGAAATAAATCATTAGATAGTTTTGCAAGAAAGGCCGCCCACGATTTAAAATCACCCTTGAATAACATTGTTCAGTTTGTGGATTTACTAAAAAACGAATTAGAATTAGTTCCTAATGAAAGTATGACAGAACTGTTTAATATAATAGAAAAATCCTCACATAACCTCACTCAGTTGATTGACGGGATATTGAAACATAGTCGAGATTTATCCTTTGACTCAAAGGATAATGTAGAATTTAATGTATTAAAATCCATAGAAGATGTTGTGGCTAATTTCTTTGAAGATTCATTACATAATTTTAATATTAATTATGATATTGATGAAACTTTGTCTATGTATTCAAATTTGATAGCGTTTCAACAGATAATTATAAACTTAATCTCAAATAGTCTGAAATATAATGATAAAGAAAAAACAAACATAAAAATTGGAGCTGTAAGTAAAAGAAATAGTATCGTTTTCAAATTTGAAGACAACGGTATAGGGATAAAAGATGAAGAAATAAAAAATATTTTCAACCTGTATGAAACAACATCCAACATTGACAGATATGGAAATAAAGGAACAGGAATCGGTCTTTCAACAGTTAAAAAAATAATAGAGTTACTTGAGGGTACAATTGAAGTAAAGTCAGAAATTGGAGTTGGAACAATTTTTACATTTTCAATAAAAGGAAGCTAAATAAAGCTGCTAACAGGCTATATACAAAATGCGGGTGTTCTGCTTAGCATCTAGGTTTTGGGGCTTTAGCAACGTTTTATATTGGGGGCTAAGAACGCGTCGCTGTAAATCCCGCACTTTGC harbors:
- a CDS encoding GAF domain-containing sensor histidine kinase, whose translation is MEKPNKHKNEKERLNALNSYSILDTLQEKEYDDITFIASQICNTPISYISLIDHERQWFKSKIGLQIEETPREIAFCAHTIVDDKEYMLVEDARKDYRFSDNPLVIDKPGIVFYLGIPLNTVDNYPLGTLCVVDKEPRDLKDNQIKMMQALARQTNRLLEARKNNIELDLRKKELEERNKSLDSFARKAAHDLKSPLNNIVQFVDLLKNELELVPNESMTELFNIIEKSSHNLTQLIDGILKHSRDLSFDSKDNVEFNVLKSIEDVVANFFEDSLHNFNINYDIDETLSMYSNLIAFQQIIINLISNSLKYNDKEKTNIKIGAVSKRNSIVFKFEDNGIGIKDEEIKNIFNLYETTSNIDRYGNKGTGIGLSTVKKIIELLEGTIEVKSEIGVGTIFTFSIKGS